The Chrysiogenia bacterium nucleotide sequence AGCGCGCGGAACTTCGCGGCGTTTTCGTCCGAGAGCTCGCCCTGTTCGAGCTGGCGCGCGCGGACCCGGGCGAGCAGCTCGACATACTCACCAAAGGCCTCGGGAAAGATTTCCTCGAGCCGCTCGCGGATTCGCTTTGCGAGCGCCGGCGATCCCCCGCCGGTCGAGATGGCCAGGCTGAACTCCCCGCGCCGGATCTCGCTGGGCACGTGAAAGTCGTTGGCGAGCGGGTCGGTGGCCGACTGGGCGAGGATTCCCTGCTCGCTTGCGAGCTCCAGGATCTGCTGGTTCAGGTCGCGGTCGTCGGTGCAGGCGAAGACCAGGAACGAGCCCTTGAGGTCGTCGGGGCGGAAGTTGCGCTC carries:
- a CDS encoding bifunctional precorrin-2 dehydrogenase/sirohydrochlorin ferrochelatase: MRLYPIQLNLHRKPVLVVGAGNVGLRKAERLLEAGARVLVVTRKAHPEVLELERGTQPAGGWLHVEERNFRPDDLKGSFLVFACTDDRDLNQQILELASEQGILAQSATDPLANDFHVPSEIRRGEFSLAISTGGGSPALAKRIRERLEEIFPEAFGEYVELLARVRARQLEQGELSDENAAKFRAL